Proteins encoded in a region of the Thunnus thynnus chromosome 8, fThuThy2.1, whole genome shotgun sequence genome:
- the tmed5 gene encoding transmembrane emp24 domain-containing protein 5, translating into METARMLLCVLSVFVALVSETFMVLASFSQSLDSDFTFTLPAGRKECFYQTMKKGASLEIEYQVLDGAGLDVDFFISSPSGQILFSDYHKSDGVHTVETEDGDYMFCFDNTFSTVSEKIIFFELIMDNMDADEDPDDWKEYVHGTDMLDMKLEDIMDTINNVKSRLGKSVQIQTVLRAFEARDRNLQESNFDRVNFWSVINLITMLLVSAVQVYLVRSLFEDKRKIRT; encoded by the exons ATGGAGACAGCCCGGATGTTGCTGTGTGTCCTGTCCGTGTTTGTTGCTCTAGTTTCGGAGACGTTTATGGTGCTGGCGTCCTTCTCTCAGTCTCTGGACAGCGACTTCACATTTACTCTACCCGCCGGTCGAAAGGAGTGTTTCTACCAGACTATGAAGAAAGGTGCCTCACTGGAAATTGAATATCAG GTATTAGATGGTGCAGGTCTCGATGTAgatttcttcatctcctctccttctgGCCAGATACTGTTCAGTGACTATCACAAGTCAGATGGAGTGCACAC CGTTGAAACTGAGGATGGAGACTACATGTTCTGCTTTGACAACACCTTCAGTACCGTCTCTGAGAAGATCATCTTCTTTGAGTTGATCATGGACAACATGGATGCAGATGAGGACCCAGACGACTGGAAGGAGTATGTCCATGGAACAGACATGTTGGACATGAAGCTGGAAGACATCATG GACACCATCAACAACGTGAAGTCTCGGCTGGGCAAAAGTGTGCAGATCCAGACGGTGCTTCGAGCATTCGAGGCTCGTGACAGGAACCTCCAGGAGAGTAACTTTGACAGGGTGAACTTTTGGTCGGTGATCAATCTCATTACTATGCTGTTGGTATCAGCGGTTCAGGTCTACCTAGTCCGCTCGCTGTTCGAAGATAAAAGGAAAATTCGTACATAA
- the pigc gene encoding phosphatidylinositol N-acetylglucosaminyltransferase subunit C: MGPDSAPGPAVPWRKVLWERQPFPDNYVDQRFLEELRRNEGIRQYRYWAVVKEAGFVGQQLSCVAIFITLWLYMEQGLLSPETLLWTSLVCALLGYGLYQALTSQVESGCEPRTRLADLQSATIFLSFTFGFSPVLKTLTESVSTDTVYAMSAVMLLAHLVSFPYAQPSPPGSLSLNAALFASVCLASRLPGALHTFAMLSCALAVFALWPCLLQRMRENAPRQFTGVCVGVCIGGVGGLGSQSSGGAVLFALALMSVTLLCPLLLVRLQRHKDNIQGPWDEAEIHEDLSRFLH, translated from the exons ATGGGGCCAGACAGTGCCCCGGGTCCAGCTGTGCCCTGGAGGAAGGTGCTATGGGAGCGCCAGCCATTCCCTGATAACTATGTGGACCAGAGGTTCCTGGAGGAATTGCGGAGGAATGAGGGCATCCGGCAGTACCGCTACTGGGCTGTGGTGAAAGAAGCAGGCTTTGTGGGACAGCAACTGTCCTGCGTGGCCATTTTCATCACCCTCTGGCTCTACATGGAGCAG GGTCTCCTGTCCCCTGAGACACTGCTGTGGACCAGCCTTGTATGTGCCCTGCTGGGGTATGGACTGTACCAAGCCTTGACGTCTCAGGTTGAATCGGGGTGTGAGCCGCGGACTCGTCTGGCTGACTTACAGAGTGCCActattttcctttctttcaccTTTGGCTTCTCGCCAGTTCTAAAGACACTAACAGAGTCCGTGAGTACGGACACAGTGTATGCCATGTCCGCTGTGATGCTTTTGGCCCACCTGGTGTCGTTCCCTTACGCTCAGCCCTCACCCCCGGGTAGCCTCTCCTTAAATGCAGCCTtgtttgcatctgtgtgtttaGCTTCCAGGTTACCCGGCGCTCTGCACACCTTCGCCATGCTCAGCTGTGCCCTGGCGGTGTTTGCCCTGTGGCCCTGCTTGCTGCAGAGGATGAGGGAGAACGCTCCTCGCCAGTTTACTggagtgtgtgtgggagtgtgcaTCGGAGGCGTAGGTGGACTGGGGTCCCAGTCATCAGGCGGAGCCGTGCTCTTCGCCCTAGCGCTGATGAGTGTTACATTGCTCTGTCCCCTGCTGCTAGTCAGGCTGCAGAGGCATAAGGACAACATCCAGGGACCCTGGGATGAGGCTGAAATTCACGAGGACCTCAGCCGCTTCCTTCACTAA